Proteins encoded together in one Juglans regia cultivar Chandler chromosome 9, Walnut 2.0, whole genome shotgun sequence window:
- the LOC108994752 gene encoding heterogeneous nuclear ribonucleoprotein 1: MGSKSRSDNPHSGDGASPGKIFIGGLHKETSFGTFRNHFEKYGELTDAVIMRDRYTNQPRGFGFVTYADPSVVDKVIEDTHIINGKQVEIKRTIPKGQGQSKDYKTKKIFVGGIPSSVTEDEFKNFFSKYGEVVEHQIICDHETQRSRGFGFIIFDNDEVVDEMLSNGNMIEMAGTQVEIKKAEPKKSSNPPPAPAYGSNSRSRSFNDGYSGFGSSYGGFDGGYGPGPYRTPGGFGSRIGGGYGYGGGSGEFGGGYGGFGASSLGGYRSESSLGYSSRYGPYGGGFGSSYGGGLGGYGRGGEGYGGYGSSGYGAGYDSGPGSSYGGAGGMYGRGGYSGSSRYHPYAR; the protein is encoded by the exons ATGGGTTCGAAATCCAGGAGCGATAATCCGCACTCAGGCGATGGCGCTAGTCCtgg AAAGATTTTTATTGGAGGATTGCACAAAGAAACGAGCTTTG GGACGTTTCGGAACCACTTTGAGAAATATGGAGAACTAACTGATGCTGTGATAATGAGGGATCGGTACACTAATCAGCCTAGAGGATTTGGGTTTGTTACCTATGCTGATCCTTCAGTAGTTGACAAGGTTATTGAAGACACCCATATCATCAATGGGAAACAG GTTGAGATAAAGAGGACTATTCCAAAAGGCCAAGGGCAATCAAAGGATTACAAAACAAAGAAGATTTTTGTTGGTGGCATTCCATCTTCAGTCACCGAAG atgagTTCAAGAATTTCTTCTCCAAGTATGGGGAAGTGGTGGAACACCAGATAATATGTGATCATGAAACGCAGCGATCTCGAGGCTTTGGATTCATTATTTTTGACAATGATGAAGTTGTAGATGAAATGTTATCGAATGGAAATATGATTGAAATGGCTGGTACCCAG GTGGAGATCAAGAAAGCTGAACCAAAGAAATCCTCAAACCCACCACCTGCCCCTGCATATGGTAGCAACTCTAGGTCTCGTTCTTTCAATGATGGCTACAGTGGCTTTGGCAGTTCTTATGGAGGTTTTGATGGAGGGTATGGTCCTGGTCCCTATAGGACACCGGGTGGTTTTGGCAGTAGGATTGGTGGTGGATATGGTTATGGAGGTGGTAGTGGAGAATTTGGGGGTGGTTATGGGGGTTTTGGAGCCAGTAGCTTAGGTGGCTACCGAAGTGAATCTTCCCTTGGTTATTCTAGTCGCTATGGACCCTATGGTGGTGGTTTTGGTAGCAGTTATGGAGGTGGCTTAGGTGGATATGGTCGTGGGGGTGAAGGCTACGGTGGTTATGGCAGTTCAGGCTATGGTGCTGGTTATGACTCTGGGCCTGGTTCTAGTTATGGTGGAGCAGGTGGGATGTATGGAAGGGGAGGCTATAGTGGCAGTAGTCGGTATCACCCCTATGCAAGGTAG
- the LOC108994741 gene encoding ER membrane protein complex subunit 8/9 homolog, translating into MGGDSRYEIAQDAYVKLILHALKHKASAVNGLLLGRVFPQNDVVEITDSVPLFHSHIGLLPQLEISLLLIEEHYAAKGINIVGYFHANERYDDYELGGAAKNIGDHIYRYFPQAAVLLLDNKKLEALPKSRDWSPVMQLYTRDASKNWKPAGSDGSSQLNIREPSANVVLLDYISTEKWKDVVDFDDHLDDISKDWLNPQLFK; encoded by the exons ATGGGCGGTGACTCACGTTACGAGATCGCACAGGACGCATACGTAAAGCTTATCCTCCATGCCCTAAAGCACAAGGCCTCCGCCGTCAACGGCCTCCTCCTTGGTCGCGTTTTCCCCCAAAACGACGTCGTCGAGATCACCGACTCTGTCCCTCTCTTCCACTCCCACATAGGTCTCCTCCCTCAGCTGGAGATCTCCCTCCTCCTC ATAGAGGAGCATTATGCCGCAAAAGGAATAAATATTGTGGGTTATTTTCATGCCAATGAGAGGTATGATGATTACGAGCTTGGCGGTGCCGCCAAGAATATTGGTGATCACATCTACCGGTACTTTCCGCAAGCTGCTGTTCTTTTG TTGGATAATAAAAAGCTTGAAGCTTTACCAAAGAGTAGGGACTGGAGCCCAGTAATGCAG CTCTACACGAGGGATGCATCAAAGAATTGGAAGCCCGCAGGATCTGATGGAAGCAGTCAGTTGAACATTCGGGAGCCATCAGCAAATGTAGTACTACTTGATTATATTTCAACTGAAAAATGGAAGGATGTTGTAGATTTTGATGACCACCTTGATGATATCAGCAA GGACTGGCTGAATCCCCAACTCTTCAAGTAA
- the LOC108994673 gene encoding pentatricopeptide repeat-containing protein At4g21065-like — MLSSAYLGGVHVLPHPTNPHSRSPRSVTPDLLHNFNTPFELKQVHAHLVKTNTSLSILPLSRLCSVCALTPSFAYAQRILNRLGKPDIAFWNSCLKTFAESDSPSDAILLFYQLRQFDVFPDTFTCSFVLKACSQLSDILNGRIVHGYMEKLGLSNLFLQNMIVHLYALCGALDDALLMSEKMLQRDVVTWNILINQLGKRGDIEGAFDFFSRMPVRSVRSWTSMIAGYVHCGKPKEAIHLFMKMEEEGLKPNEVTVVAILAACADLGALDLGRRVHDYSNRSGFGKNIHISNTLIDMYVKCGCLEDARKLFDEMEERTIVSWSAMIAGLAMHGQAGEALRLFCKMIQIGMKPNDVTFIGLLHACSHMGMIDKGREFFASMTRDYGIIPSIEHYGCMVDLFSRAGLLQEAYEFIMKMPIKSNGVVWGALLGGCRVHKNIEMAEEAIRHLSELDPLNDGYYVVLSNIYAESQRWEDAAKVRKLMREHGVKKTPGWSSITVDGVLHEFVAGDESHPQAEEIFQMWGKLLQKIKLKGYVPKTSVVLLEIDENEKEKFLYRHSEKLALAFGLMKTPSRMPIRILKNLRVCEDCHAAFKLISEIVDREIVVRDRNRFHCFKNGSCTCRDYW, encoded by the coding sequence ATGCTTTCCTCCGCATACTTGGGAGGAGTCCACGTTCTTCCTCACCCTACAAACCCTCACTCACGCTCTCCACGGAGCGTCACACCTGATCTTCTCCACAACTTCAACACCCCTTTCGAACTCAAACAGGTCCATGCCCACCTCGTCAAAACCAACACTTCCCTCTcaattctccctctctctcggctctGCTCCGTTTGCGCTCTCACCCCTAGTTTCGCTTACGCCCAACGAATCCTCAACCGCCTCGGAAAGCCCGACATCGCATTCTGGAACTCGTGCTTGAAAACCTTCGCTGAAAGCGATTCTCCGAGTGATGCAATCTTGCTTTTCTATCAATTGCGTCAGTTCGATGTTTTTCCCGACACTTTCACTTGTTCTTTTGTTCTTAAGGCGTGCTCCCAGTTATCGGATATTTTAAATGGCAGAATTGTTCATGGTTATATGGAGAAGCTTGGGTTGTCCAATCTATTTTTGCAAAACATGATTGTTCACTTATATGCTCTGTGCGGAGCACTAGACGATGCTCTGCTAATGTCTGAGAAAATGTTACAACGAGATGTCGTGACGTGGAATATATTGATAAATCAATTGGGGAAGAGGGGAGATATTGAGGGGGCTTTTGATTTCTTTTCGCGGATGCCCGTGAGAAGTGTAAGGTCATGGACGTCTATGATTGCTGGCTATGTCCACTGCGGGAAGCCCAAGGAGGCTATTCACTTATTTATGAAGATGGAAGAGGAAGGTCTGAAGCCAAATGAGGTGACAGTGGTGGCTATTCTTGCAGCTTGTGCTGATTTGGGTGCCTTGGATTTGGGCAGAAGGGTTCATGATTACTCAAACAGAAGTGGGTTTGGGAAGAATATTCATATTTCTAACACTTTGATCGATATGTATGTCAAATGTGGATGCTTGGAGGATGCTCGTAAATTATTTGATGAGATGGAAGAACGGACAATTGTGTCATGGTCGGCAATGATTGCAGGGCTTGCAATGCATGGGCAAGCTGGGGAAGCTTTGAGACTCTTTTGTAAGATGATTCAGATAGGCATGAAGCCGAATGATGTGACCTTCATTGGACTATTGCATGCTTGTAGCCACATGGGAATGATAGACAAGGGGCGCGAATTTTTTGCCAGCATGACTAGAGATTACGGGATAATTCCCAGTATTGAGCATTATGGTTGTATGGTTGATCTATTTAGTCGGGCAGGCCTTCTTCAAGAGGCCTACGAGTTTATCATGAAAATGCCTATAAAATCCAATGGGGTTGTGTGGGGAGCTTTGCTTGGTGGATGCAGAGTCCACAAAAACATTGAAATGGCTGAAGAAGCAATCCGACACCTTTCTGAACTGGATCCACTTAATGATGGATACTATGTGGTTTTATCAAACATTTATGCGGAATCACAACGCTGGGAGGACGCGGCAAAAGTGAGAAAGTTGATGAGAGAGCATGGAGTGAAGAAAACCCCTGGGTGGAGTTCAATCACGGTAGATGGAGTGCTTCATGAGTTTGTTGCTGGGGACGAATCCCATCCTCAAGCTGAGGAGATATTCCAGATGTGGGGCAAactacttcaaaaaataaagctGAAAGGATATGTACCAAAGACTTCAGTTGTACTGCTGGAGATAGACGAGAATGAGAAGGAGAAATTTCTTTATCGGCATAGCGAGAAATTAGCACTGGCTTTTGGGTTGATGAAAACACCATCCAGAATGCCGATTAGGATACTGAAAAATCTTCGTGTTTGTGAGGACTGTCATGCTGCTTTCAAACTTATCTCAGAGATTGTTGATCGAGAAATAGTTGTGCGAGACAGAAATCGGTTCCATTGTTTTAAAAACGGTTCTTGTACATGCAGGGATTACTGGTAG